The Mycolicibacterium flavescens genome has a segment encoding these proteins:
- the cobI gene encoding cobalt-factor II C20-methyltransferase, which produces MRGRLWGVGLGPGDPELVTVKAARVIGEADVVAYHSARHGKSIARGIAEPYLRPGQIEEHLVYPVTTETTDHPGGYAGAMEDFYREAADRIAAHLEAGRNVALLAEGDPLFYSSYMHMHTRLTERFDAVIVPGVTSVSAASAAVATPLVQGDEVLTILPGTLPADELRRRLADTDAAVMLKLGRSYPAVREALSATGRLGDAFYVERASTPQQRVLGAGEVDDATVPYFSLALLPGRRDRDAPTGSVAVVGLGPGSTDWMTPQCRRELAAATDLIGYGPYLDRVGNRAGQRKHPSDNTDEPARARLACTLAEQGRTVAVVSSGDPGVFAMATAVLEEAKQWAGVSVRVIPAMTAAQAVASRVGAPLGHDYAVISLSDRLKPWDVIEARLTAAAAADLVLAIYNPASKTRTWQVGAMRDLLLNHRDPGTPVVIGRDVSGPREEVKVVRLADLDPGDVDMRCLLIVGSSQTQWYTDDGDRVFTPRRYPE; this is translated from the coding sequence ATGAGGGGCAGGCTCTGGGGTGTCGGGCTGGGCCCCGGTGATCCGGAACTGGTGACCGTGAAGGCGGCACGAGTGATCGGCGAGGCCGACGTCGTGGCGTACCACAGCGCACGGCACGGCAAGAGCATCGCGCGCGGTATCGCCGAACCGTACCTGCGCCCGGGTCAGATCGAGGAGCACCTGGTCTATCCGGTCACCACCGAGACCACCGACCACCCCGGCGGCTACGCAGGCGCGATGGAGGACTTCTACCGCGAGGCCGCCGACCGCATCGCCGCCCACCTGGAGGCCGGCCGCAACGTGGCGCTGCTCGCCGAGGGCGACCCGCTGTTCTACAGCTCCTACATGCACATGCACACCCGGCTCACCGAACGGTTCGACGCGGTCATCGTGCCGGGGGTGACGTCGGTCAGCGCTGCGTCGGCGGCGGTCGCCACTCCCCTCGTCCAGGGTGACGAGGTGTTGACGATCCTGCCGGGCACGCTGCCCGCCGACGAGCTTCGACGCAGGCTCGCCGACACCGACGCGGCGGTGATGCTCAAACTCGGTCGGTCGTATCCGGCTGTGCGCGAGGCACTCTCGGCAACGGGTCGGTTGGGCGACGCGTTCTACGTCGAACGGGCCAGCACGCCGCAGCAGCGGGTGTTGGGCGCCGGCGAGGTCGACGACGCGACCGTTCCGTACTTCTCGCTGGCCCTGCTGCCGGGCCGACGCGATCGGGATGCGCCGACCGGAAGCGTCGCGGTGGTCGGACTGGGTCCGGGCAGCACCGACTGGATGACTCCCCAATGCCGTCGTGAACTCGCCGCGGCCACCGACCTCATCGGCTACGGCCCCTACCTCGACCGGGTGGGCAACCGCGCCGGCCAACGCAAGCATCCCAGCGACAACACCGACGAGCCCGCCCGCGCCCGACTCGCGTGCACGTTGGCCGAGCAGGGCCGCACGGTCGCGGTCGTGTCCTCCGGCGACCCGGGGGTTTTCGCGATGGCGACCGCGGTGCTCGAGGAGGCCAAGCAGTGGGCGGGTGTGTCGGTGCGGGTGATCCCGGCGATGACGGCGGCGCAGGCCGTCGCCAGCCGGGTCGGCGCGCCGCTGGGCCACGACTACGCGGTGATCTCGCTGTCGGACCGCCTCAAGCCGTGGGACGTGATCGAAGCCCGGCTGACCGCGGCCGCGGCGGCCGACCTGGTGCTGGCGATCTACAACCCGGCGTCCAAGACCCGCACCTGGCAGGTCGGCGCGATGCGCGACCTGCTGCTCAACCACCGCGATCCCGGCACCCCGGTGGTCATCGGCCGCGACGTGTCCGGTCCCCGGGAGGAGGTCAAGGTGGTGCGCCTGGCGGACCTGGACCCCGGCGACGTCGACATGCGGTGTCTGCTGATCGTCGGCTCCTCGCAGACCCAGTGGTACACCGATGACGGCGACCGGGTGTTCACCCCGCGCCGCTATCCGGAGTGA